The following proteins are co-located in the Dromiciops gliroides isolate mDroGli1 chromosome 2, mDroGli1.pri, whole genome shotgun sequence genome:
- the DBNDD1 gene encoding dysbindin domain-containing protein 1 yields MEAQDGAGILELTKEIQSSQTALVLPGHGTGEESGTSLGEEEEGGIPIPAPGLLQVTERRQPLSSVSSLEVHFDLLDLTELTDMSDQELAEVFADSDDENAANESPAGLHTHQLPRAGYLRSPSWTRTKAEQNREKKHLSDSELQAGIVDTFLTIERPKED; encoded by the exons ATGGAGGCTCAAGACGGGGCCGGCATCCTAG AACTGACTAAAGAAATCCAGTCGTCGCAGACAGCTTTGGTACTACCAGGCCATGGGACAGGAGAAGAGTCTGGCACCTCcctgggagaggaggaggagggagggattcCCATCCCTGCTCCTGGGCTCCTGCAGGTCACAGAGAGAAGGC aacCTCTGAGCAGCGTCTCCTCACTGGAGGTCCATTTTGATCTCTTGGACCTTACGGAGCTGACAGATATGTCTGACCAAGAACTGGCTGAAGTCTTTGCAGACTCTGATGACGAGAATGCTGCAAatgagtctccagcag GTTTGCACACACACCAGCTCCCCCGAGCTGGGTACCTGCGCTCCCCCTCCTGGACCCGGACCAAAGCTgaacaaaacagagaaaagaagcaTCTCAGCGACTCTGAGCTGCAGGCTGGGATTGTGGACACTTTTCTCACCATCGAGAGGCCCAAGGAAGACTAG